A single genomic interval of Pyrus communis chromosome 5, drPyrComm1.1, whole genome shotgun sequence harbors:
- the LOC137734738 gene encoding MATH domain and coiled-coil domain-containing protein At3g58210-like, which produces MEKKQVGELVSVTFTWKIEKFSRLRSQKHYSDGFNIGDFEWQIVVYPKGSSGIPGTQDLSIYLKVADASALPSGWSKYAQFTLTVVNQVKYDKSITVETKHVFCASKRDWGFTSFMPLSELCDVAQGFIVNDTCVLEAEVAVSQVDCMAEVQETWFCPPNPSHHEDERQGYSDVEAVQLTAPISEQVLAFQDAPSSEQKQTNADFDHVLISSVAVTTLSSAQVLALWDGPSDGQVCTGGDDSPVESPIGKEHEQKTSAPVGELMDFRGLGKIDKAFVPFLEEVCLLHPSLIECQRKRSPMFTEWAFTALGRLLHFLKTNKGTDMNEDACEHLRLLWEELESFRFDLAWLEPHVQSALGMKKFVERELEVKELRNNMDALKIEVKRLKARLNLAELDFEDAKRDMGEAEQSFVEINMDGELGYGGMH; this is translated from the exons ATGGAGAAAAAACAAGTTGGGGAGCTTGTATCGGTGACGTTCACATGGAAGATTGAGAAATTCTCTAGGTTGAGATCCCAGAAACATTACTCCGATGGTTTTAATATCGGTGATTTTGAATG GCAAATTGTCGTATATCCGAAGGGCAGCAGCGGAATCCCTGGAACACAAGACCTGTcgatatatttgaaagttgcAGATGCTTCAGCATTGCCATCTGGGTGGAGTAAATATGCCCAATTCACCTTGACTGTCGTCAACCAAGTCAAATATGATAAGTCCATAACAGTTG AAACTAAACATGTGTTCTGCGCAAGTAAAAGAGATTGGGGCTTCACATCATTCATGCCTCTAAGTGAGCTTTGTGATGTCGCCCAAGGGTTTATTGTGAATGATACATGTGTTCTTGAAGCTGAGGTTGCTGTCAGTCAGGTTGATTGTATGGCCGAAGTCCAGGAAACCTGGTTTTGTCCTCCTAATCCCTCACACCATGAAGATGAAAGGCAAGGGTATTCAGATGTGGAAGCTGTACAACTTACAGCGCCTATTTCTGAACAGGTGCTTGCTTTTCAGGATGCACCAAGTTCTgaacaaaagcaaacaaatgcTGATTTTGACCATGTTCTAATCTCTTCAGTAGCAGTCACGACACTTAGTTCTGCTCAAGTGCTGGCCTTGTGGGACGGACCAAGTGATGGACAAGTTTGTACTGGGGGTGACGATAGCCCTGTTGAATCTCCGATAGGCAAGGAACATGAGCAAAAAACCTCTGCCCCAGTTGGCGAGCTCATGGATTTCAGGGGTTTAGGGAAAATAGACAAAGCTTTTGTTCCATTCCTGGAGGAAGTCTGTTTGTTGCATCCTTCATTGATCGAGTGCCAAAGGAAGAGGAGTCCTATGTTTACTGAATGGGCATTCACAGCTTTGGGCAGACTCCTGCATTTTCTAAAGACTAACAAGGGTACAGATATGAACGAGGATGCTTGTGAGCACCTTCGACTTTTATGGGAGGAGCTTGAGTCCTTCAGATTTGACTTGGCTTGGTTGGAGCCTCATGTTCAGTCTGCATTGGGTATGAAGAAGTTTGTGGAAAGGGAACTAGAGGTAAAAGAGCTGAGAAATAATATGGATGCCttgaagattgaagtcaagaggTTGAAGGCTAGGCTAAATTTGGCGGAGTTAGATTTTGAGGATGCGAAAAGAGACATGGGAGAGGCCGAACAAAGCTTTGTAGAAATAAATATGGATGGCGAGCTCGGTTATGGTGGGATGCATTAG
- the LOC137733569 gene encoding uncharacterized protein yields the protein MTHRTPTQATPYSLVYGVEVVLPLESQIPSLRMAIQEGLTEEENAKLRLQELEALDDIGLKAQQHLECYQARLSKAFNKKVRPRFFQTGDLVLALRRPIITTHKTKGKFTSKWDGSYIIQEVYTNSAYLIMAEKGLKIGPSMVNS from the coding sequence atgacacataggactcctacccaagctacgccttattctctcgtatatggtgTGGAAGTTGTTCTGCcactcgaaagtcaaatcccctcactaaggatggctatacaagaaggcttgactgaagaGGAAAACGCAAAGCTGCGacttcaagagttggaagcacTAGACGACATAGGGCtcaaagctcaacaacacttggaatgttaCCAAGCACGGCTATCTAAGGCCTTCAACAAGAAGGTCCGCCCAAGGTTTTTCCAAACTGGAGATCTTGTCTTGGCATTACGAAGGcccatcatcacaactcacaaaacaaaaggcaaattcacatcaaagtgggatggatcTTACATAATACAAGAAGTCTACACCAACAGTGCTTACCTAATCATGGCAGAAAAAGGCTTGAAGATCGGCCCATCAATGGTAAATTCTTGA
- the LOC137735651 gene encoding uncharacterized protein, whose protein sequence is MEQKQVGELVSVTFTWKIEKFSRLRSQKHYSDSFNVGDFEWQIVVYPKGSSGIPGTQDLSIYLKVADASALPSGWSRYAQFTLTVVNQVNYDKSITVETKHVFCASKMDWGFTSFMPLSELCDVAQGFIVNDTCVLEAEVAVSQVDYMAEVQETWFRPPIKPSHHEDERQGYSDVEAVQLTVPISEQVLAFQDAPSSEQKQTNADFEQVLISSVAVTTPSSAQVLALWDRPSDGQVWTGGDDSPVGSPIGKEHEQKTSAPVGELMDFRGLGKIDKAFVPFLEEVCLLHPSLIECQRKRSPMFTEWAFTALGRLLHFLKTNKGTDMNEDACEHLQLLWEELESFKFGLAWLEPHVQSALGMKKFVERELEVKELRNNVDALEIEVKRLKARLNLAELDFEDAKRDMGEAEQSFVEINMDGELGYGGMH, encoded by the exons ATGGAGCAAAAACAAGTTGGGGAGCTTGTATCGGTGACGTTCACATGGAAGATTGAGAAATTCTCTAGGTTGAGATCCCAGAAACATTACTCCGATAGTTTTAATGTCGGTGACTTTGAATG GCAAATTGTCGTATATCCGAAGGGCAGCAGCGGAATCCCTGGAACGCAAGACCTGTCGATATATTTGAAAGTGGCAGATGCTTCAGCATTGCCGTCTGGGTGGAGTAGATATGCCCAATTCACCTTGACTGTCGTCAACCAAGTCAATTATGATAAGTCCATAACAGTTG AAACTAAACATGTGTTCTGCGCAAGTAAAATGGATTGGGGCTTCACATCATTCATGCCTCTAAGTGAGCTTTGTGATGTCGCCCAAGGGTTTATTGTGAATGATACATGTGTTCTTGAAGCTGAGGTTGCTGTCAGTCAGGTTGACTATATGGCCGAAGTCCAGGAAACTTGGTTTCGTCCTCCTATAAAGCCCTCACACCATGAAGATGAAAGGCAAGGGTATTCAGATGTGGAAGCTGTACAACTTACAGTGCCTATTTCTGAACAGGTGCTTGCTTTTCAGGATGCACCAAGTTCTgaacaaaagcaaacaaatgcTGATTTTGAGCAAGTTCTAATCTCTTCAGTAGCAGTTACAACACCGAGTTCTGCTCAAGTGCTGGCCTTGTGGGACAGACCAAGTGATGGACAAGTTTGGACTGGGGGTGACGATAGCCCTGTTGGATCTCCGATAGGTAAGGAACATGAGCAAAAAACCTCTGCCCCAGTTGGCGAGCTCATGGATTTCAGGGGTTTAGGGAAAATAGACAAAGCTTTTGTTCCATTCCTAGAGGAAGTCTGTTTGTTGCATCCTTCATTGATCGAGTGCCAAAGGAAGAGAAGTCCTATGTTTACTGAATGGGCATTCACAGCTTTGGGTAGACTCCTGCATTTTCTAAAGACTAACAAGGGTACAGATATGAACGAGGATGCTTGTGAGCACCTTCAACTTTTATGGGAGGAGCTTGAGTCCTTCAAATTTGGCTTGGCTTGGTTGGAGCCTCATGTTCAGTCCGCATTGGGTATGAAGAAGTTTGTGGAAAGGGAACTAGAGGTAAAGGAGCTGAGAAATAATGTGGATGCTTTggagattgaagtcaagagGTTGAAGGCTAGGCTAAATTTGGCAGAGTTAGATTTTGAGGATGCGAAAAGAGACATGGGAGAGGCCGAACAAAGCTTTGTAGAAATAAATATGGATGGCGAGCTCGGTTATGGTGGGATGCATTAG